The Candidatus Binatia bacterium region GGCGACGCGTTCCCGAATGACGATGATCCGGTCTCGCTCGGGAACACTACCAAGGCGATCGCCTCCTTCGAGCGAACGCTCCTCTCCGGCAACTCGCCCTTCGACAAGTTCGTGTACCAGGGCGACGACGACGCCATGTCGGAAGCGGCGCGTCGCGGATTCGATCTCTTCGATTCGGAGACCCTCGAGTGCAACCACTGTCACGGTGGATTGAACTTCGCGAGTTCCCTCGCGCACGCCGGGAACCCGGTTGACGCGGCGCCGTTCGAGAACACCGGCCTCTACAACCTCCGCGAAGATGGCGAGTATCCGTACCCGAATAGCGGCTTGTTCGAGTTCACGCAGAGCGTGCGTGATCACGGCCGGATGAAGCCCCCGACGCTTCGCAACATCGAGGTGACCGGACCCTACATGCACGATGGCAGCATCGAGACGCTCGAGGACGTCATGCGCCACTACGAGCGCGGTGGTCGTCTGATCTCCGAGGGTCCCCTCGCGGGCGATGGTCGGATCAATCCGAACAAGAGCGACTTCCTGACCGGCTTCCCGCTCACCAATGGGCAGCGGGCCGACGTCATCGAGTTCTTCAAGAGCCTGACGGACCACGAGTTCCTGAACGATCCCCGGTTCTCGAATCCTTTCCCGGACCAAGAGTAGCGCCCCCGTCCAGCTTCGAGGCCTTGTAGACGATGTCCCTCCGCAGAGCGCGCGCGGCCATGGCACTCGCTGTGACCTTTGTACTCGGCGTCGGTGTCCCGGCGGCCGAGGCGTGCGACATCTGTGCGATCTATACGTCGGTGGATCTCGGGCCGAGCCGCAGTGGGTTCCGTCTCGGACTCGCCCAACAGTACACGCGGTTCGGTACGCGGATGGAGGACTCGGTCGAGGTCGAGAACCCCGGTGAGAAGATGCAGAGCTCGATTACTCAGATCCTGCTCGGGTACAACTTCGGTCCGGAGTGGGGACTGCA contains the following coding sequences:
- a CDS encoding di-heme enzyme, giving the protein MQAKRTFFALIAVTALAACGSGGSDSRSAMGPVDPGPGEPTDPVDPPPSAPGETTDYVWDLPPGFPEPLVPEDNPMTVEGVELGRHLFYERRLSENGTQSCGDCHEQALAFSDGRARSIGSTGEETPRNSPSLTNVTYNPTLTWMNPLLNLLEDQVLGPLFDEDPVELGFSGREDELLARLRGEALYQVLFGDAFPNDDDPVSLGNTTKAIASFERTLLSGNSPFDKFVYQGDDDAMSEAARRGFDLFDSETLECNHCHGGLNFASSLAHAGNPVDAAPFENTGLYNLREDGEYPYPNSGLFEFTQSVRDHGRMKPPTLRNIEVTGPYMHDGSIETLEDVMRHYERGGRLISEGPLAGDGRINPNKSDFLTGFPLTNGQRADVIEFFKSLTDHEFLNDPRFSNPFPDQE